One region of Nycticebus coucang isolate mNycCou1 chromosome 10, mNycCou1.pri, whole genome shotgun sequence genomic DNA includes:
- the LOC128596242 gene encoding 39S ribosomal protein L43, mitochondrial-like, which produces MTGRGTPSRFLASVLHNGLGRYVQQLQRLCFTLSRDGASSRGAREFVEQEVTDFARRNPGVVIYVNTRPCCVPRVVAEYLNGAVREESIHCKSVEEIVTLVQKLANQSGLEVIRIRKPFHTDNPSIQGQWHPFTNKSTTFGGLRPREVPDPASE; this is translated from the coding sequence ATGACTGGACGCGGGACTCCGAGTCGCTTCTTGGCCAGTGTCCTCCACAACGGACTGGGTCGCTACGTGCAGCAACTGCAGCGTCTCTGCTTCACCCTCAGCCGCGACGGGGCCTCGTCCCGCGGTGCCAGGGAGTTCGTGGAACAGGAGGTGACCGACTTTGCCCGACGGAACCCTGGAGTCGTGATATATGTGAACACGCGGCCCTGCTGCGTGCCCCGAGTAGTGGCAGAATACCTTAACGGGGCTGTGCGCGAGGAGAGCATCCACTGCAAGTCGGTGGAGGAGATCGTGACGCTCGTGCAGAAGCTGGCCAACCAGTCCGGCTTGGAGGTGATCCGCATCCGCAAGCCCTTCCACACAGACAACCCTAGCATCCAGGGCCAGTGGCACCCCTTCACCAACAAATCGACCACGTTTGGCGGGCTACGCCCCCGAGAGGTCCCGGATCCTGCCTCAGAATAG